The genomic DNA GGCGGGCGGCTACATCTCGGTGCGGACCGGCAGCGCGCCGGACGCCAACGCATTGCCGGTGGGGAAGGAGAACGCCGAGGCGGCGTTCGACGCGGCGGCCTGCATCAGTTGTGGAGCGTGTGTGGCGGCCTGCCCCAACGCGTCCGCCATGCTCTTCACGTCCGCCAAGGTGAGCCACCTCGGCCTGCTGCCGCAGGGTCAGCCGGAGCGCTACACGCGCGTGGTGGCCATGGTGGCCCAGCACGACGACGAGGGCTTCGGCAACTGCACCAACCACGGCGCCTGCGAGAACGCGTGTCCCAAGGGGATCACGCTCGCGAACATCGCGCGCCTGAACCGGGACGTGCTGCGCGCCGGGCTGGTCGGTCCGCGTACCTGAGCGAGGGCGGCGCGCCCCGCGCGAACGTCCTTCCCTCCCGTCCGGTCGCCGATGCGGAGCGCGTCCCGCCGCGGCCGCGCGGGTGGCCCCCGGAACGGCCGGCCGGATCGATCGCGGCCTGCGCTTGCAGCCCCGGGCCCGGCGGACCTACCGTCCCCGGATCGTTCCCCGGAGGACTTCCGCCCATGATGCCCGTCCCGTTCCATCCCCCGGCCCGCGCGACGCGGCCCCCGGCGGGCCCGGTCCTCCCGGTCCGGTCCCGGACGAACAGGCTCTCCCGCCGGTCCTGCGCCCGGCTGGCGATGACGCTGCCGATCCTGTTCCTGGCTCCCTCCTGTGTCCAGGCGCCGGCCGGAGAGGGCGTGGACCTGCTCCTGGTGGACGGGACCGTCTGGACCGGGGTGCAGGGCGCCCCCTACGCCGAGGCCGTGGCCGCCCGGGGCGGCCGGATCGTCTACGTGGGCTCCTCTGCGGGCGCCCGGCGCCTGGTGGGGCCCTCCACACGTGTCCTGGAACTGGACGGCCGCTTCGTGGCGCCCGGCTTCATCGACAACCACACGCACTTCAACCGGGCCGGTGAGCTCCTGCTCGGCGTGAACCTGCTGGACGTGGCGGACGAGGAGGGGCTGGTGCGCCGGGTCGGAGAGGCCGCCGAGCGGCTCCCCGACGGGGCGTGGATGGTGGGCGGCATGTGGGGCGCCTACGAGCAGTGGGGCCAGAGCTCGACCGGCCGGGGCGGCGACGGCCCCACCGGCCCGCCCTTCCGGCCGGAGCGGAGCGGCATCGACGCCGTATCCGACGCCAACCCCGCGCTGCTCTGGAACTGGGACCGCAGCCAGCACCTCGCCAACGGCGCGGCCCTGGCGGCCGCGGGCGCCACCTGTGCCTGGGCGGGTGTCGAGTGCGGGGACGGTGTCCCCACGGGTCGCGTCTCCGCGGACGCGGCCGCACGCATCCAGGCCGCCATGCCGCCCAAGACCCTGGAGCAGCGCCTGGCCGAGGCGCGGGTGGCCCTGCAGCAGCTCCGGGAGCTGGGGGTCACGACGTTCTTCGACATCACGCCGCCGGAGCAGTTGCCGGTCTACGAGGCGCTGCGCGAGGGCGGAGAGCTCACGGCGCGCGTGAACGTGCGTCCGGTGCTGGATTCCTGGGACGAGCTGGCCGCCGTCGGGATCGGCCACGGCTTCGGGGACGACTGGATCCGCTTCGGCGGACTCAAGGGGTTCGTGGACGGCATCATGGGCAACTCGAGCGCCCACTTCTACGAGCCCTACCTCACCACCGGCGTGCGGGGCAGCTGGCGTGACGCCGGCAACACGGGCCACGTCACGGGCCAGGGCTCCGGCCTCGAGCCGGCCGGCAACATGGAGCGGCTGCTGTTCGGCGCGGACTCGATCGGGCTGTCCCCGCGGGTGCACGCCATCGGCGATCAGGCCGTCGATACGCTCATCGATCTCATGGAGAAGGTGATCCGTGAGCACGGTCCGCGGCCGGATCGCCGCTTCGCCATCATCCATACCCAGGTTCTCTCCGGCGCCGAGGCCGCGGAGCGGATGGCCCGCCTGGGGATCATCGCGGAGGTGCAGCCGTACCACACCATCGACGACATGCGCTGGATGGAGGAGCGGATCGGCGCCCGTTCGCGGTGGGCCTACGCGTTCCGCACCCTCCACGATGCGGGCGTGGTGCTGTCGTTCGGCAGCGACTGGCCCGGGACCAACGCGGCCTGGTACACGGCCGATCCGCTGCAGGGGATGTACGCCGCCGTGACGCGGCAGACGCTGGACGGACAGCCGGCCGAGGGCTGGTTCCCCGAGGAGCGCATCGACGTGGAGACCGCGCTGCGCGCGTATACCGTCAACAACGCGTTCGCGGCCGGGGAAGAGGACCGGAAGGGAACCCTCGAGGTGGGCAAGCTCGCCGACCTCGTGGTGCTGGAGGCCGATCCGCTGACGGCGGAGCCGGCGACGCTCAAGGACATTCGGGTCGACTACACCATCGTGGACGGACGGGTCGTCCACCAACGCTGAGAGGACGGATGGTCGGAAGGACGTCGGTGAAGTACGGTCTGCTGGTGCTGTGCGCCCTGGCCGTGGGCGCGTGCGGGGACGACAGCGACCCCGTGGGAACGGAGACGCCGGAGCAGACGACGTTCAGCCCCATCCTGGGCGTGGACCTGTCGCAGATGACCCGGTTGCCCAGCGGCCTCTACTACCGGGACCTCACGGTGGGGACCGGCGCGGAGGCGCAGGTGGGGGACCGGGTGCGGATGGGGTACTCGGGCTGGCTGCCGGACGGGACGCTGTTCGATGGCGGGACGCTCACGCCTTTCGTGTTGGGTGAGGGGCGGGTGATCGAAGGCTGGGAGATCGGCATCCCCGGCATGCGCGTGGGAGGGACGCGGAAGCTGGTCATCCCGTCCGCGCTGGGGTACGGAAACCAGCCGAACGGGCCCATCCCGGCCAAGTCCGTGCTGGTCTTCGACGTGGAGCTGCTCGAGATCGTTCCCTAGCGGGCCGGCTCCCTCGCCGCCGAACGGGGTCCTCCGCCATGCGGGGGACCCTCCGCGCGCCTTCAGGGCCACGGGTCCGGGGTGCCCCTGCGCGGTCCCCTACGCCTTCCAGGCAACCAGGTCGGGGTGACCCTGCGCGGTCTCCCACGCCTTCCAGGCAACCAGGTCCGGCGCGACTGCGCGGTCCCCCCACGCCCGCCTGGGGGCGGGCAGACCGCCATGCCCGATCACATGCGGGGCAGCGTCACCCCCACCTGCTTCTGGTACTTCCCCTTCCGGTCCGCATACGCGATCTCCGGCTCCTCGGTGCCACGGAAGAACAGCAGCTGACTGATGCCTTCGTTCGCGTAGATCTTGGCGGGCAGCGGCGTGGTGTTGGAGATCTCCAACGTCAGGTAGCCCTCCCAGGTGGGCTCCAGCGGCGTCACGTTCACGATGATGCCGCAGCGCGCGTAGGTGGACTTGCCCAGGCAGATCACCAGCACGTCGCGGGGGATGCGGAAGTACTCCACCGTGCGCGCCAGCGCGAACGAGTTCGGTGGGATGATGCATTCGTCCGCCATCACGTCCACGAAGGAGCGGTCGTCGAACTGCTTGGGGTCCACCACCACGTTGTGCACGTTGGTGAAGACCTTGAACTCGGGGGCGACCCGGATGTCGTAGCCGTAGGACGACAGCCCGTAGGAGATCACGCCGGAGCGCACCTGGCCGGCTTCGAAGGGCTCGATCATGCCGTGCTCCTCGGCCATACGGCGGATCCAGCGGTCGCTCTGGATGGACATCTCGTCTCCTGGTGGGTCGCGGGTCTCCGGCGCCGGGCCGGGAGGGCTCCCGGGGGCACGGATCGGTGGGTCCGGGTTCCGAACCGGGGTCTCCCGGCGGGGTACGCACAGGAGGAAGGGGCGGGCGGCAAGATAGATGGGGCCTCGGATGCCGGCAAACCCAAGATATGGGGGGTCGGACGCCCGTTCACGGGGGGTGGATCGGCTTGCCGGCACCCCCTGTCGCCGGTAGATTCTCGCCGCTCCGACTCGTGAACGATTTCACATAAAAGCGCGGGGGCATGTCGGGAACGTACGTCCCGGTACTCATCCTTCTGGGCCTCTCGGTCGCACAGGCCGTGGGCATGGTCGTCGTCTCGCACATCCTGTCGGACCGCAGACCGACCCCAGAGAAGGAGATGCCATACGAATCGGGGATGGTCCCGCTGGGATCGACCCGACACCGCTTCTCGGTGAAGTTCTACCTGGTCGCCATCAGCTTCATCGTCTTCGATCTCGAGGCCGTGTTCCTCATCCCGTGGGCCGTGCGCATGCGCGAGCTGGGGTGGGGCCCCTTCCTGGCCGTCAGCCTCTTCGTGGTCGTTCTGACCCTGGGGCTGGTCTACGAATGGAAGAAGGGAGGCCTGGAATGGGACTGAATCCCACGGACGTGAAAGGGCAGGGCATCGTCGGGGAAGGAAGCCCGACGTTCCTGACCACCAAGCTGGACTTCGTCATCAACTGGGCGCGGCGCAACTCGCTGTGGCCCATGCCGTTCGGAACCGCCTGCTGCGCCATCGAGATGATGGCCTCGGCGGCCAGCAACTTCGACCTGGCGCGCTTCGGGATGGAGCGTATGTCGTTCAGCCCGCGCCAGGCGGACGTGCTCATCTGCGCGGGGCGGGTGCCCTACAAGCTCGCGCCCGTGCTGCGGCGCATCTGGGACCAGATGCCGCAGCCCAAGTGGTGCGTGTCGATGGGCGCCTGCGCCAGCTCGGGCGGGGTGTTCGACGTCTATTCGATGGTGCAGGGGATCGACACCATCATCCCCGTGGATGTCTACGTCCCTGGCTGCCCGCCGCGGCCCGAGGGCCTCATCTACGGCCTCATGATGATCCAGGAGAAGATCCGCGAGGAGAGCCTGACCCATCGCGACGTCCTGCGGGCCGAGGAGGCCATGGCGGCCGGCCGGCCGCGTGCGTCCGAGCAGCAGGTCGTGGAGCTGACCGGTCCCTTCGGCAACTCCACCCGTCAGAACCGGGTCAGCGGCCTCGTGGAGACGGACGCGCAGAGCCGACCCAAGGACCGCATTCCGTGACCCACGGAGGGTGGACATGAGCGCCGAAGCACGTCGTCCCGACTTCAGCCACGTCTCGGCCGGTCCGACGCGCCCGGGGATTCCCCAGGCCGCCGTGCCCCCGGCCGGAGCCGCGCCCTCGGGCCACCCGTCGGTCGAGGCGCTGCTGGCGCACTTCGCCGACGCGGTCGTGCGTCATGAGGTCTGCTCGGGCGACCAGGACGTCGTCTACGTGGCTCCCGACCGGAACGTGGAGATCCTCACGTTCCTGAAGACGGATCCGGATCAGCACTACGACTTCCTCGCGGACGTCACCGCCGTGGACTACGGCGGCGGCGCGCCCCTGCAGGTCGTGTATCAACTCTGGTCGATCCCGCATCGGCGCGGGCTGCGGGTCAAGTGCGAGCTGGCGCTCGAGGCGCTGCACATCCGCTCGGTCGTGCCGCTGTGGAGATCCGCCGACTGGCTGGAGCGCGAGGTGTACGACCTGTTCGGGATCACCTTCGAGGGACACCCGGACCTGCGGCGCATCCTGATGCCGGAGACCTACGCGGAGGGGCATCCCCTGCGGAAGGACTTCCCGCTGCGCGGCCGCTTCTCGCGGGCCGAGCAGACCCGCCGTGCGCTGCAGCAGGACGATCCCTACGCCGACTACACGTCGTTCGAAGCGGGTGCGGGCGGTGCACCTCAGCTCGTGGGCCCGCAGCCGGACGACGGAGATTCGAGATGAGCAACCGTACCGTCGAATACGCGGTGACCCGCGGTCCCGAGCTGGGCGTGGACGGACGTCCCGCCTGGGGGCCGCTGGCACCGGTGGACGCACCCGAGCCCGAACTGGGCTCGGAGCACATGCTGATCAACATCGGTCCGCAGCACCCCGCCACCCACGGCGTGCTACGCCTCGTGTGTGAGCTGGACGGGGAGACCGTGGTCAAGGTCATTCCCCACATCGGGTACCTGCATTCGTCCTTCGAGAAGCTGGGCGAGTACCGCACCTGGAATCAGATCGTCCCGCTGACCGACCGCATGGACTATCTGGCGCCGTTGATCTACAACTGCGCCTACGCCATGGCCGTCGAGAAGCTCATGGGCATCGAGGTCACCGAACGCTGCAAGGTCGTACGGGTGATCTGCATGGAGATGGATCGCATCTTCAGCCACCTGCTGTGGCTGGGGACCACCGCCATCGACGTGGGGGCCTTCACACCGTTCCTGTACTGCTTCCAGCAGCGTGAGAAGATCTACAAGCTGCACGAGGCCCTGACCGGCGCCCGCATCACCACGTCCGCCACCCGCATCGGCGGCATGATGGCGGATCTACCGGAAGGCTGGACCGACGGGCTGCGCGACTTCCTGCAACACTTCCCGACCACGCTGGACGAGGTCGATCGGCTCCTTACGAACAACGCCATCCACCTGGGGCGGACCCAGGACGTCGGCGTGATCTCGGCCGACGACGCCGTGAACTACGGCTTCAGCGGCCCCAACCTGCGGGCGTCGGGCGTCACGTACGACATCCGCAAGGACAAGCCGTACTACGACTACGAGACGTACGACTTCGAGGTCCCGGTCGGCACGCACGGCGACTGCTACGACCGATACCTCGTGCGCTTCGAGGAGATGCGGCAGAGCGTGCGTATCCTGCACCAGGCGCTCGAGCGACTGCCCGGTGGCCCGATCAACGTGGAGGACCCTCGGATCTCGCTGCCATCCAAGACGGACTGCATGAACGACATGGAGTCCATGATCCATCACTTCAAGTTGATCATGGAAGGCATCAAGGCGCCGCCCGGCGACTGCTACTTCGCCGTCGAAGGGTCCAAGGGTGAGCTGGGCATGTACCTGGCGTCGGACGGGGGGAGCAAGCCGGTGCGCTGGCGGATCCGCCCGCCGTCCTTCGTGAACCTGTCCGTCATCCCCAAGCTGGCCGAAGGCCACCTGGTGTCCGACCTGATCATGATCAATGCGAGCCTGGACATCGTGCTGGGGGAGATCGACCGGTGAGCGCGGGTAGCGACGTCCCCTTCCGGAACCCGGGGTGGGCCGGGAACACCGGCGAGTTCGATCTGGCCGAGGAGCAGGTGCGTGGCGACAGCTACGTCGGCCTGCGCCCGCTGGACGGAGGCCATCCCTCCGTCTCCGCCAGCTACCCCTACATGAAGGTGGAGAAGCACCCGGAGGCGCCGCTGTTCGAGGGCCCGTTCCAGGCGCGCTTCGAGAAGATCCGCACGCGCTATCCCAACGCCCGCGCGGCACTCCTGCCGTCGCTGAATCTCGCGCAGGAGGTGCGGGGGCACGTGTCGCCCGAAACCATGGACGAAGTCGCGCGGCTGCTCGGCCTTCCCGAGGCATACGTGCGAGGTGTCGCCACCTTCTACACCATGTACAACAAGCGGCCCGTCGGCCGCTTCCTGGTGCAGGTGTGCACCAACATCTCCTGCAACCTCTGTGGCGCGGAGGACGTGCTGGCCGCGTTCCTCGAGCACGCCGACACCGAGCTCGGTCTGACCAGCGCAGACGGGGACTTCACGGTCGTGGAGGCCGAGTGCCTGGCGGCTTGCGGATTCCCGACCTGCGTGCAGGTCAACTCGCGCTACTACGAGAACGTCACCGCCGAGCAGGTGCCGGAGTTGATGGCACGCCTGCGCGAGCGGGGGGAATGAGCGATGGCCTACCCGTACCGACATCCGAGTGAGGTCCGGCTGCTCAGCGAGCACTTCGGTGATCCCGAGGCGCGCTCGCTGGCGTCCTGGCAGGCGCGCGGGGGCTACAAGGGGCTGAAGCGGGCGCTGGAGCTGGGCCGCGAGAAGGTGATCGACGAGGTGAAGGCCTCCGGTCTGCGCGGTCGCGGCGGTGCCGGCTTCCCGACCGGCGTGAAGTGGGGCTTCATGCCCAAGAACAGCGGCAAGCCCCACTACCTCTGCTGCAACGCGGACGAATCCGAGCCGGGGACCTTCAAGGATCGCGAGCTGATCCGGTGGACCCCGCACCAGCTCATCGAGGGGTGCCTGATCGGTGCCTACGCCATCGGGGCGCAGCATGCCTACATCTACCTGCGAGGGGAGTTCTTCGAGGCCACGCAGGTGTTGGCCAAGGCCGTGGAGGAAGCCTACGCAGCCGGGCTGGCGGGTGAGGACGTTCTGGGCTCCGGCGAGCGGCTCGACGTCACCCTGCACGTGGGCGCGGGCGCCTACATCTGCGGTGAAGAGACCGGTCTGATGAACTCGTTGGAGGGCCGCCGCGGCCAGCCGCGCGTGAAGCCTCCGTTCCCGGCGGCCGTGGGCGCCTTCGGGATGCCCACGACGATCAACAACGTGGAGACGCTGTGCGCGGTGCCCCACATCGTCCTGAACGGCGGTGCGTGGTACCGGCAGTGGGGCACGGAGAAGAGCCCCGGCACCAAGCTCTTCTGCGTGAGCGGGCACGTGAAGCGCCCCGGCAACTACGAGCTTCCCCTGGGCTTCCCGTTGATGGACCTCATCAACGACGTCTGCGGAGGCATGCGGGAGGGCCGGACCCTCAAGGCGGTCATCCCGGGTGGCTCCTCGGTTCCGCTGATGAACGTGGACGACTGTCAGACCTGCGCGCTCGACTACGAAGGCGTGGCGGCCTGCGGGTCCATGCTGGGCTGCGCGTCCGTGATCATCATGGACGACTCGACCGACATCGTTCGACAAGTCCGTCGCATGGTGCAGTTCTACGCCCACGAGTCCTGCGGGCAGTGCACGCCGTGCCGGGAAGGGACCGCGTGGATGACCAGGGTCCTCCAGCGCATCGAGGACGGCCGCGGCACCGAGGAAGACCTCGACACGCTGCTGGAGATGAGCGAGCAGATGACCGGGACCACCATCTGCGTGCTGTCGGATTCGGCCGCCGCACCTGTCGTCTCCTCCATCGCCAAGTTCAAGGACGAGTACCTCGCGCTCATCCGCAGGGGTGAGCGGGTGGGTGCGGCGTGATCACCGCATACGGGATCTCATGAGCGACAACGGCACGACGGAGACGGTCACGCTCACCATCGACGGCCGCGAGGTGTCGGTGCCCAAGGGCACCACCCTGCTCGAGGCTGCCCAGTCGATGGGGACGACCGTCCCCCATTACTGCTACCATCCCGGGCTCTCGTCCCCGGCCATGTGCCGGCTCTGCCTCGTCGAGGTGGAAGGCGCGCCCAAGCTGCAGCCCTCCTGCGTCACCCAGGCCATGCCGGGGCAGGTCGTGCACACGCACAGCGACAAGTCGCTGGACATGCGGCGTGGCGTCCTCGAGTTCTATCTGGTCAATCACCCACTCGACTGCCCCATCTGCGATCAGTCGGGTGAGTGCAAGCTCCAGGACTACGTCAACAAGGAAGGGCGGGGCCACGGACGCAGCCGCGAGCCCAAGCGCATCTTCGGTCGTGACGATTTCGGCGGAGATGTGCTCTTCTACGGGGATCGCTGCGTGATGTGCACGCGTTGCGTGCGCTTCATGGACGAGGTCCACCGCGATACACGCCTGACGGTCGTGGAGCGGGGCGGCCGCTCGGTGATCGACACGTTCTTCGAGCGGGGGCTGGAGGGGGCCGCGTTCGCGGGCAACATCGTCGACATCTGTCCGGTAGGCGCGCTGGTCTCCAAGGACTTCCTGCACAAGGCAAGGGCCTGGGACCTGGACCATACGCCGTCCGTGTGCCCCAACTGCAGCCAGGGCTGCAACATCGAGCTGCATACCCGCGACAATCTCGTGCAGCGCTTGAAGCCACGCGAGAATCCGCAGGTCAACAGCTTCTGGATGTGCGACTACGGTCGACTCCGCTACGAGTGGATCAACCATGCCGACCGCCTGGAGGTGCCGCGGGTGCGGCGCGGCACCGGCCTGGTGGCCACCGACTGGAGCGACGCCCTGGGCGCACTCTACGAGCGGGTCGCAGCCGGGAACGGCGGACCGGTCACGCTGATCGCGAGCCCGCTGGCCTCCAATGAAGATCTCGCCGCCCTCCGGCGCTTCGGCGAGACGCTGGGCGGCGCGTCCACCCGTGTCTACCGCTCGCGTCGAACCGCCGAGGAGATCCCCCTGCCGGGGTTCCCCGCGCTGGTGCGGCGGGGACAGCTCACGCCCAACGAACGCGGCGCCGACGTGCTGGGCTTCACCCGCACCGGGGACGACGACGGCAAGGGCGGCCTGGAGGCGATACGTGGGGGCACGGTGGTGATCCTCGGAGATCCCCTCGTGGATCTGCCCCCCGGTCAGCTGGAGGGTGCGGACCTGGTCCTCTACCTCGGCTGGTACCCCTCCGGTGTGGAAGCCGCCGCGGACTTCGTGCTGCCCATCTGCACGTTCGCGGAGATGGACGGGACCTTCACCAACCACGAAGGGCGCGTGCAGCGCTTCCACAAGGGCCTGGACGAGCCGGGCGCGGCGCGGCCCGCCTGGTTCGTGCTCGGGGCCGTCGAGGCTGCGCTGGGAGACACGGAGTCGCCCGCGCGGGTGGATCTGGCGTTCGAGCGAGCCGGTCAGGTGGCCCCCGAGTTCCGTGGCCTCACGTACCTCGAGATCGGCGACCGCGGCGCGCTGCTGAACGAACCCATCGAGCTGGCGAGAGGATAGATGGAGCCGATCACACTCGCGGACGGCCTGTGGTACTGGGTCGCGATGCTCATCAAGGTGATCGCGGGCTTCACAGCCGTGATGGTGGGCGTGGCCTACACCACACTGGCGGAGCGCCGCATCTCCGCCTTCATCCAGGACCGCCTCGGGCCCAACCGTGTGGGCCCCTTCGGGCTTCTGCAGCCTATCGCAGACGGGATCAAGAACATTCTCAAGGAGGAGACGCTCCCGGCCACGTCGGCCAAGTTCTACTTCATCCTGGGCCCGATGCTCTCGGTGATCCCGGCGGTGGTGACCTGGGCGGTCATCCCGTTCGCGGCGCCGCTTCCCACGCCGGTCGGCGTCATCGACATGGTGGTCGCCGATCTGCCCATCGGGATCCTCTTCGTCCTGGCCTTCGCCTCCCTGGGTGTGTACGGCCTGTTCCTGGGTGGGTGGGCCTCCAACAACAAGTACGCCTTCCTGGGTGCGCTGCGCTCCTCTGCCCAGATGGTCAGCTACGAGGTCGCGCTCGGGTTGAGTCTGATCACGGTCCTGATGCTCGCCGGCAACGTGACCATGTCCCAGATCATCTGGCAGCAGCAGCAGCTGGACCTCTGGTTCGCACTGCCGCTGTCGCTCGGCTTCCTCTTCTTCATGATCTCGGCCTTTGCGGAGACCAACCGTCTCCCGTTCGACATGCCGGAGGCCGAGTCCGAGCTGGTGACCGGATACCACACCGAGTACTCGGCCATGAAGTTCTCGATGTTCTTCATCGCCGAGTACGCGCACGTGCTGACGTCCTCGGCCTTGATGGCCACCTTGTTCTTCGGCGGTTGGGATCTGCCCGGGCAGTGGGACGACGCGTTCTGGTACCAGGGCATGCTCATCTCGGGATTCGACGCCAGCGGCGCGCCCATCGCGGCAAATCCGGCCTGGTGGAAGACGCTCCTCACGCTGGGTGCGTTCACCGCCAAGACGCTGTTCTTCGTGGTGGTCTACATCTGGGTGCGCTGGACGCTGCCCCGGTTCCGCTACGACCAGGTGATGAGCCTGGGCTGGAAGGTCATGCTCCCCGTCTCGCTCGCCTACACCATGCTCGTCGCCGGCACCATCCTGGTCCTGGACCAGCTGGGCGTGCAGTACGGGCTCGTGTTCGGGCTCGTGCTGTCCGGAGTGAGCCTCGCGGCGCTGCTGGCGTTCATGTTCTTCCTCGATCGGGGACGCATCATCAAGGGCGCGGCGGCCAAGCCGGTCGTGCCTGAGCGAGACGTTCAACTGCTACCGCAGGCAGGGGGTGACGCATGGCGGTAACGGTCAAGGTTCTCCGCCGGCCGGAGCCGGAGAAGAACTCGTACCTCAGGGCCACCCTGAAGGGGATGGCGCTGACGTTCAAGCACATGATCCGGCCGGACAAGATCACGCAGCAGTATCCGGAGGAGCCGACGCAACTGTCGCCGCGTTGGCGAGGCACGCACCGGATGGAGGTCCACGCGGACGGGCGGCCCAAGTGCGTCGCGTGTGGCCTGTGCCCGACGGTCTGTCCGGCCAACTGCATCCGGCTCGTGGGCGGGGAGGACGACCAGGGCGTCCGGTATCCCATCGTCTACGAGATCGACGAGTTCCGCTGCATCTTCTGCGGGATGTGTCAGGAGGTGTGCCCCGTGGAGGCCATCCACGTCGGTCGCCACTTCGAGAACGCCGAGTACACGCGCGAGCGGTTCGTCTACGACCTGGACCGGCTGATGGATCAGGATCATCCGACGACGCTGCTCTGGGATCCTTCCGATCCCCGGTCCGAGTAAGGAGCCCGTCCTTGGTCCAGATCCTCTTCTACGTGTTCGGCGCCATCGCCATCGGATGCGGCGTCGGGGTCGTGGTGGCGCGCAATCCGGTGGCCAGCCTGCTGGCAATGGTGGCGTCGCTGGCGAGCGTGGCCGGCATCTTCGTGCTGCTGGAGGCGCACTTCCTGGCGGCCATCCAGGTCCTGGTCTACGCCGGCGCCATCATGGTGCTGTTCCTTTTCGTGATCATGTTGCTGAACCTCGGGCACGAGGCCCGCTCCGACCTGCGCACCGGCGCGTGGATGATCGCGGGCTTCGCGCTCTGCGGTGGCGTGGTGGGCGCCGTGCTCACGGCGCTCGGACGATCGGACATGGATGGCACGACGGGCCCGGCCGCCCAGATGCTCGACGCCATGGTCCTGGAGAAGGGAGCCGTGGGCGTGATCGCCGATCCGTTGTTCACCACCTACGTGGTGCCGTTCGAGTTGACCGGCATCCTGCTCCTCATCGCGGTGGTCGGTGCCATCGCCCTGGCCAAGCGGAGGGTCTGACGTGGTCGTCCCGTCGCTCTGGGTGAGCGCCATCCTGTTCGCGATCGGCACGTTGGGCGTGATCGTCCGCCGCAACGCCATCATCATGTTCCTCAGCGTCGAGCTCCAGCTCAACGCCGTGAACCTCGCCTTCGTGGCCCTGTCCCGGCTGTGGGGCATCGACGGCCAGGTCTTCGTGTTCTTCGTGATGACGGTCGCCGCCGCCGAAGCGGCGGTCGGGCTCGCCATCATCATCTCCATCTTCCGCCACTACGAGACCGTCGACGTGGACTCGTTCAATCAGCTGAAGTGGTAGGGCGATGATCCTCTCCGCCCTGGCCTTCCCGCAGGAGCACGCTGCCACCGGATCCTTCGAGCCGTTTCTCGTGGGCTGGGTGGTCCTGTTGCCGCTCCTCGGCTTCCTGCTCAATGGCGCGCTCGCGCTCCAGCACGCACGGCGTTCGGCGGCGGCGGTGCGGGGCGGCGGCGAGCTCTCGCTGGATCCGAAGCCGTCCACGCACACGCTTCCGACCTGGATCGGGCCGGGCGTCATGCTGGGTGCCTTCCTGATCACGGCGGTCAACTTCGCCCGCATGCTCGGGGTGGAGCTCCACGATCCGGCCGTCCTGCACTACGGCACCTGGATGGCCACGGGCACCTTCACCGTGGACTGGGCGCTCCAGCTGGATCAGCTGTCCATGGTCA from Gemmatimonadota bacterium includes the following:
- the nuoE gene encoding NADH-quinone oxidoreductase subunit NuoE; the protein is MSAGSDVPFRNPGWAGNTGEFDLAEEQVRGDSYVGLRPLDGGHPSVSASYPYMKVEKHPEAPLFEGPFQARFEKIRTRYPNARAALLPSLNLAQEVRGHVSPETMDEVARLLGLPEAYVRGVATFYTMYNKRPVGRFLVQVCTNISCNLCGAEDVLAAFLEHADTELGLTSADGDFTVVEAECLAACGFPTCVQVNSRYYENVTAEQVPELMARLRERGE
- the nuoF gene encoding NADH-quinone oxidoreductase subunit NuoF — its product is MAYPYRHPSEVRLLSEHFGDPEARSLASWQARGGYKGLKRALELGREKVIDEVKASGLRGRGGAGFPTGVKWGFMPKNSGKPHYLCCNADESEPGTFKDRELIRWTPHQLIEGCLIGAYAIGAQHAYIYLRGEFFEATQVLAKAVEEAYAAGLAGEDVLGSGERLDVTLHVGAGAYICGEETGLMNSLEGRRGQPRVKPPFPAAVGAFGMPTTINNVETLCAVPHIVLNGGAWYRQWGTEKSPGTKLFCVSGHVKRPGNYELPLGFPLMDLINDVCGGMREGRTLKAVIPGGSSVPLMNVDDCQTCALDYEGVAACGSMLGCASVIIMDDSTDIVRQVRRMVQFYAHESCGQCTPCREGTAWMTRVLQRIEDGRGTEEDLDTLLEMSEQMTGTTICVLSDSAAAPVVSSIAKFKDEYLALIRRGERVGAA
- a CDS encoding 2Fe-2S iron-sulfur cluster-binding protein yields the protein MSDNGTTETVTLTIDGREVSVPKGTTLLEAAQSMGTTVPHYCYHPGLSSPAMCRLCLVEVEGAPKLQPSCVTQAMPGQVVHTHSDKSLDMRRGVLEFYLVNHPLDCPICDQSGECKLQDYVNKEGRGHGRSREPKRIFGRDDFGGDVLFYGDRCVMCTRCVRFMDEVHRDTRLTVVERGGRSVIDTFFERGLEGAAFAGNIVDICPVGALVSKDFLHKARAWDLDHTPSVCPNCSQGCNIELHTRDNLVQRLKPRENPQVNSFWMCDYGRLRYEWINHADRLEVPRVRRGTGLVATDWSDALGALYERVAAGNGGPVTLIASPLASNEDLAALRRFGETLGGASTRVYRSRRTAEEIPLPGFPALVRRGQLTPNERGADVLGFTRTGDDDGKGGLEAIRGGTVVILGDPLVDLPPGQLEGADLVLYLGWYPSGVEAAADFVLPICTFAEMDGTFTNHEGRVQRFHKGLDEPGAARPAWFVLGAVEAALGDTESPARVDLAFERAGQVAPEFRGLTYLEIGDRGALLNEPIELARG
- the nuoH gene encoding NADH-quinone oxidoreductase subunit NuoH, which codes for MEPITLADGLWYWVAMLIKVIAGFTAVMVGVAYTTLAERRISAFIQDRLGPNRVGPFGLLQPIADGIKNILKEETLPATSAKFYFILGPMLSVIPAVVTWAVIPFAAPLPTPVGVIDMVVADLPIGILFVLAFASLGVYGLFLGGWASNNKYAFLGALRSSAQMVSYEVALGLSLITVLMLAGNVTMSQIIWQQQQLDLWFALPLSLGFLFFMISAFAETNRLPFDMPEAESELVTGYHTEYSAMKFSMFFIAEYAHVLTSSALMATLFFGGWDLPGQWDDAFWYQGMLISGFDASGAPIAANPAWWKTLLTLGAFTAKTLFFVVVYIWVRWTLPRFRYDQVMSLGWKVMLPVSLAYTMLVAGTILVLDQLGVQYGLVFGLVLSGVSLAALLAFMFFLDRGRIIKGAAAKPVVPERDVQLLPQAGGDAWR
- a CDS encoding NADH-quinone oxidoreductase subunit I; its protein translation is MAVTVKVLRRPEPEKNSYLRATLKGMALTFKHMIRPDKITQQYPEEPTQLSPRWRGTHRMEVHADGRPKCVACGLCPTVCPANCIRLVGGEDDQGVRYPIVYEIDEFRCIFCGMCQEVCPVEAIHVGRHFENAEYTRERFVYDLDRLMDQDHPTTLLWDPSDPRSE
- a CDS encoding NADH-quinone oxidoreductase subunit J, which translates into the protein MVQILFYVFGAIAIGCGVGVVVARNPVASLLAMVASLASVAGIFVLLEAHFLAAIQVLVYAGAIMVLFLFVIMLLNLGHEARSDLRTGAWMIAGFALCGGVVGAVLTALGRSDMDGTTGPAAQMLDAMVLEKGAVGVIADPLFTTYVVPFELTGILLLIAVVGAIALAKRRV
- the nuoK gene encoding NADH-quinone oxidoreductase subunit NuoK, with protein sequence MVVPSLWVSAILFAIGTLGVIVRRNAIIMFLSVELQLNAVNLAFVALSRLWGIDGQVFVFFVMTVAAAEAAVGLAIIISIFRHYETVDVDSFNQLKW